One genomic segment of Fusobacterium nucleatum includes these proteins:
- a CDS encoding GDYXXLXY domain-containing protein: MSNNIKKILLIINIVILFVVTGFSANKEESYKKLDSYFYLELTPVDPRSLLQGDYMTLNYDITDKASDFIYNNRTYIYDGENENEVDEIRELRKLADAKRAYIAVRLDENKVAKFVKITKEKTDEKDLLFIAYKTNGYDVNINVNSYLFQEGTGDKYEDARYSKVVLVGDKLRLVDLRDKDFKEIK, translated from the coding sequence ATGAGTAATAATATTAAGAAAATACTTTTAATTATAAATATTGTAATTCTTTTTGTAGTAACAGGTTTTTCTGCAAATAAAGAGGAAAGTTATAAAAAATTAGATAGTTATTTCTATTTGGAACTTACACCAGTTGACCCTCGTTCACTTTTGCAAGGTGACTATATGACTTTAAATTATGATATTACAGATAAAGCTAGTGATTTTATATATAATAATAGAACATATATTTATGATGGAGAAAATGAGAACGAAGTTGACGAAATAAGAGAATTAAGAAAGTTAGCAGATGCTAAAAGAGCATATATAGCAGTTCGTTTGGATGAAAATAAGGTAGCTAAATTTGTAAAAATTACAAAAGAAAAAACAGATGAAAAAGACTTACTTTTTATAGCTTATAAAACTAATGGATATGATGTGAATATAAATGTTAATAGTTATTTATTCCAAGAAGGAACTGGAGATAAGTACGAAGATGCTCGTTATTCAAAGGTTGTTTTAGTAGGTGATAAATTAAGATTGGTTGATTTAAGAGATAAAGATTTTAAAGAGATTAAATAA
- a CDS encoding ABC transporter ATP-binding protein produces the protein MIAFKNISKSYGNQEVIKDFNLTIECGTFLTIIGSSGSGKTTILKMINGLIKADKGEVLINDKNIQDEDLIELRRKIGYVIQGNILFPHLTVFENIAYVLNLKKYDKKEIEKIVNEKMDMLNLSRDLKDRLPDELSGGQQQRVGIARALAASPDIILMDEPFGAVDAITRYQLQKDLKELHKKTEATIVFITHDITEALKLGTKVLVLDKGEIQQHDIPKNICSNPKNEFVKQLLKMAEM, from the coding sequence ATGATAGCATTTAAAAATATTAGTAAGAGTTATGGAAATCAAGAAGTAATAAAAGATTTTAATTTGACTATTGAATGTGGAACATTTTTAACTATCATAGGTTCATCAGGTTCTGGTAAAACAACAATTTTAAAGATGATAAATGGGCTTATAAAGGCAGATAAAGGTGAAGTACTAATAAATGATAAGAATATTCAAGATGAGGATTTAATTGAGCTTAGAAGAAAAATAGGCTATGTAATTCAAGGAAATATTTTATTTCCACATTTAACAGTTTTTGAAAATATTGCTTATGTATTAAATTTAAAAAAATATGATAAAAAAGAAATTGAAAAGATAGTAAATGAAAAAATGGATATGTTAAATCTTTCAAGAGATTTAAAAGATAGATTACCAGATGAGCTGTCAGGTGGACAACAACAGAGAGTTGGAATAGCAAGAGCTTTGGCAGCAAGTCCTGATATAATATTGATGGATGAGCCATTTGGGGCAGTTGATGCTATTACAAGATATCAGTTACAAAAAGATTTAAAGGAATTACATAAAAAGACAGAAGCAACTATTGTTTTTATCACTCATGATATAACAGAGGCTTTAAAGCTAGGAACAAAGGTTTTAGTATTAGATAAAGGAGAAATTCAACAACATGATATACCTAAAAATATTTGTTCTAATCCTAAAAATGAATTTGTGAAACAATTATTAAAAATGGCAGAGATGTAA
- a CDS encoding glutathione peroxidase, whose protein sequence is MKIYDFTVKNRKGEDISLRNFEGKVLLIVNTATRCGFTPQYDELEALYSKYNKEGFEVLDFPCNQFGNQAPESDEEIHTFCQLNYKVKFDQFAKVEVNGENTLPLFKYLKEEKGFSGFDPKHKLTSVLTEMLSKNDPDFAKKSDIKWNFTKFLVDKSGNVVARFEPTTSAEVIEQEIKKLLEK, encoded by the coding sequence ATGAAAATTTATGATTTTACTGTAAAAAATAGAAAAGGTGAAGATATTTCTTTAAGAAATTTTGAAGGAAAAGTCTTATTAATTGTTAATACTGCAACTAGATGTGGATTTACACCACAATATGATGAACTAGAAGCTTTATACTCAAAATATAATAAAGAAGGTTTTGAAGTTTTAGATTTTCCTTGTAATCAATTTGGAAATCAAGCACCAGAAAGTGATGAAGAAATCCATACTTTTTGTCAATTAAATTATAAAGTTAAATTTGACCAATTTGCAAAAGTTGAAGTTAATGGAGAAAATACTTTACCACTTTTTAAATATTTAAAAGAAGAAAAAGGATTTTCTGGATTTGACCCTAAGCATAAACTAACTTCTGTATTAACGGAAATGCTTTCAAAAAATGATCCAGATTTTGCTAAAAAATCTGATATAAAATGGAATTTTACTAAGTTTTTAGTAGATAAGTCTGGAAATGTTGTAGCAAGATTTGAACCTACAACAAGTGCAGAAGTGATAGAACAAGAAATAAAAAAATTATTAGAAAAATAA
- a CDS encoding valine--tRNA ligase, producing MNELDKNYSPNEIEEKWYKIWEDSKYFAASLSSEKENYSIVIPPPNVTGILHMGHVLNNSIQDTLIRYNRMTGKNTLWMPGCDHAGIATQNKVERKLAEDGLKKEDIGREKFLEMTWDWKEKYGGIITKQLRKLGASLDWDRERFTMDEGLSYAVRKIFNDLYHDGLIYQGEYMVNWCPSCGTALADDEVDHEEKDGHLWQIKYPVKDSDEYIIIATSRPETMLADVAVAVHPEDERYKHLIGKTLILPLVNREIPVIADEYVDKEFGTGALKITPAHDPNDYNLGKKYNLPIINMLTPDGKIVEDYPKYAGLDRFEARKKIVEDLKEQAFFIKTEHLHHAVGQCYRCQTVIEPRVSPQWFVKMKPLAEKALEVVRNGEVKILPKRMEKIYYNWLENIRDWCISRQIWWGHRIPAWYGPDRHVFVAMDEAEAKEQAKKHYGHDVELNQEEDVLDTWFSSALWPFSTMGWPEKTKELDLFYPTSTLVTGADIIFFWVARMIMFGMYELKKIPFKNVFFHGIVRDEIGRKMSKSLGNSPDPLDLIKEFGVDAIRFSMIYNTSQGQDVHFSTDLLGMGRNFANKIWNAARFVIMNLEGFDVKSVDKTKLDYELVDKWIISRLNETAKDVKDCLEKFELDNAAKAVYEFLRGDFCDWYVEIAKIRLYNNDEDKKISKLTAQYMLWTILEQGLRLLHPFMPFITEEIWQKIKVDGDTIMLQQYPVADDSLIDVKIEKSFEYIKEVVSSLRNIRAEKGISPAKPAKVVVSTSNSEELETLEKNELFIKKLANLEELTCGTDLEAPSQSSLRVAGNSSVYMILTGLLNNEAEIKKINEQLAKLEKELEPINRKLSDEKFTSKAPQHIIDRELRIQKEYQDKIEKLKESLKSFEE from the coding sequence ATGAATGAATTAGACAAAAATTATTCGCCTAATGAGATAGAAGAAAAGTGGTATAAGATATGGGAGGACTCAAAGTATTTTGCAGCAAGTCTTTCATCAGAAAAGGAAAACTATTCAATAGTTATACCACCTCCAAATGTAACAGGAATTTTACATATGGGGCATGTTCTTAATAACTCAATTCAAGATACCTTAATAAGATATAATAGAATGACAGGAAAGAACACTCTTTGGATGCCGGGTTGTGACCATGCAGGTATAGCAACTCAAAATAAGGTTGAAAGAAAATTAGCAGAAGATGGATTAAAAAAAGAAGATATAGGTAGAGAAAAATTCCTTGAAATGACTTGGGATTGGAAAGAAAAATATGGAGGAATAATAACTAAACAATTAAGAAAGTTAGGAGCATCACTTGATTGGGATAGAGAAAGATTTACTATGGATGAAGGACTTTCTTATGCAGTTAGAAAAATCTTTAATGACCTATATCATGATGGATTAATCTATCAAGGTGAATATATGGTAAACTGGTGTCCTTCTTGTGGAACTGCACTTGCAGATGATGAAGTTGACCACGAAGAAAAAGATGGACATTTATGGCAAATAAAATATCCAGTAAAAGATTCTGATGAATATATAATAATAGCTACTTCAAGACCTGAAACTATGCTTGCTGATGTGGCAGTTGCAGTTCATCCAGAAGATGAAAGATACAAACATTTAATAGGAAAAACTTTAATTTTACCATTGGTTAATAGAGAAATTCCTGTTATTGCAGATGAATATGTTGATAAAGAATTTGGAACAGGAGCTTTAAAAATTACTCCTGCACACGACCCTAATGACTATAATTTAGGAAAGAAATATAATTTACCTATAATAAATATGTTAACTCCTGATGGAAAAATAGTTGAAGATTATCCTAAATATGCAGGACTTGATAGATTTGAAGCTAGAAAGAAAATAGTTGAAGATTTAAAAGAACAAGCTTTCTTTATAAAGACTGAACATTTACACCATGCAGTAGGACAATGTTATAGATGTCAAACTGTTATTGAGCCAAGAGTATCTCCTCAATGGTTTGTTAAGATGAAACCTCTTGCAGAAAAAGCACTTGAAGTTGTAAGAAATGGAGAAGTAAAAATCCTTCCTAAGAGAATGGAGAAAATTTACTATAACTGGCTAGAAAATATAAGAGATTGGTGTATATCAAGGCAAATTTGGTGGGGACATAGAATACCAGCTTGGTATGGACCAGATAGACATGTTTTTGTTGCTATGGATGAAGCAGAAGCAAAAGAACAAGCTAAAAAACATTATGGACATGATGTTGAATTAAATCAAGAAGAAGATGTTTTAGATACTTGGTTCTCATCTGCACTTTGGCCATTTTCAACAATGGGTTGGCCAGAAAAAACTAAGGAATTAGATTTATTCTATCCAACAAGTACATTGGTAACAGGAGCAGATATAATATTCTTCTGGGTAGCTAGAATGATAATGTTTGGTATGTATGAGCTTAAAAAGATACCATTTAAAAATGTATTCTTCCACGGTATTGTAAGAGATGAAATTGGTAGAAAGATGTCAAAATCTCTTGGAAATTCTCCTGACCCTCTTGATTTAATTAAAGAATTTGGAGTAGATGCTATAAGATTTTCTATGATATATAACACTTCTCAAGGGCAAGATGTGCATTTCTCAACTGACTTACTAGGAATGGGAAGAAACTTTGCTAATAAAATTTGGAATGCTGCAAGATTTGTTATTATGAACTTAGAAGGTTTTGATGTAAAATCTGTGGATAAAACAAAATTAGACTATGAACTTGTTGATAAATGGATAATTTCAAGATTAAATGAAACTGCAAAGGATGTAAAAGATTGTTTAGAAAAATTTGAACTTGATAATGCAGCAAAAGCAGTTTATGAATTTTTAAGAGGAGATTTCTGTGATTGGTATGTTGAAATTGCAAAAATCAGACTTTATAACAATGATGAAGATAAGAAAATTTCTAAATTAACAGCACAATATATGTTATGGACTATCTTAGAACAAGGATTGAGATTACTTCATCCATTTATGCCATTTATTACAGAAGAAATTTGGCAAAAGATAAAAGTAGATGGAGATACTATAATGCTACAACAATATCCAGTAGCAGATGATAGCTTGATAGATGTTAAAATTGAAAAATCTTTTGAATATATAAAAGAAGTTGTTTCATCTCTTAGAAATATAAGAGCAGAAAAGGGAATTTCTCCTGCTAAACCTGCAAAGGTAGTTGTATCAACTTCTAATTCAGAAGAATTAGAAACTCTTGAAAAGAATGAATTATTCATCAAAAAATTGGCTAACCTAGAAGAATTAACTTGTGGAACAGACTTAGAAGCACCAAGTCAAAGTTCTTTAAGAGTAGCAGGAAATTCATCAGTATATATGATATTAACAGGACTTTTAAATAATGAGGCAGAAATTAAGAAGATTAATGAACAACTTGCTAAGTTAGAAAAGGAATTAGAACCTATAAATAGAAAATTATCTGATGAAAAGTTTACTTCAAAAGCACCTCAACATATAATAGATAGAGAGCTAAGAATACAAAAAGAATATCAAGATAAGATAGAAAAGTTAAAAGAAAGTTTAAAAAGTTTTGAAGAATAA
- a CDS encoding Panacea domain-containing protein: MFNVMDLAWFILRRCANNGNPISNLQLQKILYFLQRLFIIEENNGVLFNESIEAWQYGPVIPEVYKNFSFYSATKIIPTNFDPLSDIDIPEYLLNELDRRAAENPWKLVEETHKPGGAWDTIFNNGYGNRNIIPLELIRDEGNR; encoded by the coding sequence ATGTTTAATGTAATGGATTTGGCTTGGTTTATTTTAAGAAGATGTGCAAACAATGGAAATCCTATTAGTAATTTACAACTTCAAAAAATTTTATATTTTTTACAAAGATTATTTATTATAGAAGAAAACAATGGAGTTTTATTTAATGAATCAATAGAAGCTTGGCAATATGGTCCTGTAATCCCAGAAGTTTATAAAAATTTTTCGTTCTATTCAGCTACAAAAATAATACCTACAAATTTTGATCCACTATCAGATATAGATATCCCAGAGTATCTATTAAATGAATTAGATAGAAGAGCTGCAGAAAATCCATGGAAACTAGTAGAAGAAACTCATAAACCTGGAGGAGCTTGGGATACAATATTTAATAATGGGTATGGAAATAGAAATATTATTCCTTTGGAGTTGATTAGAGATGAAGGAAACAGATAA
- a CDS encoding DUF4401 domain-containing protein: MFEKIKRFFLLFSVIFLIAGVTSFTAYNWENMSNIEKLAVPSVLIVVGLVAYLFLKKEIYKNLAIFFSSFMIGTLFAVYGQVYQTGADVWILFRNWAIFLIIPMVATGYYSVMTLFSIIVAIATSFYLDLYLSGAIIPFLSSLIFGIILIVYPFLQKSFKFKFNNVFYNTMIGIFYICFMASGSIAINEDDYGFIAIILYLAFVGVVYLVGYGQLKKITVKVLSITSLGVFGVAFIMRMMKNIFYTDITLYILLSLLVIIGTIAGVVKSVSKLENENIKKFTNIVVGFLKVLAFFLLIALVFSFLNLMGLEEGSLIVMAIILIVFSYFAARMLNFEKDKLEIVAFIAGLICLGIYLSSYLEMKPLTILLIITIIYDVFWFTMPTRALDLLLLPLHYFLLGDFLVEKLEYIDFYYIDFYYIIIFVALIIEGYFVYRKDLLSNEKIKRILCGNEVTLLIMSTMWIYYMGIGMFLVNALLDLSSNARYYNVVLVMLTAIIGLFIIYREIKNPTLKIVLSVMLIALNYFAYSETLSLAITLLLMLIYAFRDSKWGLTVSTLATTYVIFVYYLGFYKTLLDKSIALSISGGLLLVAYLVLKYGFKGVEANE; the protein is encoded by the coding sequence ATGTTTGAGAAAATAAAGAGGTTTTTTCTCCTTTTCTCTGTTATATTTTTAATAGCTGGGGTGACATCATTCACAGCGTACAACTGGGAAAATATGTCTAATATTGAAAAATTAGCAGTTCCATCTGTATTGATTGTAGTTGGACTTGTAGCTTATCTATTTTTGAAAAAGGAAATTTATAAAAATTTAGCAATATTCTTTTCTTCATTTATGATAGGAACATTATTTGCAGTTTATGGTCAAGTCTATCAAACAGGTGCAGATGTATGGATATTATTTAGAAACTGGGCTATATTTTTGATAATTCCAATGGTAGCAACAGGGTACTATTCTGTAATGACTTTATTTAGTATAATTGTAGCAATAGCAACAAGTTTTTATTTAGACTTATATTTATCAGGGGCTATTATTCCATTTTTATCTTCTTTAATTTTTGGAATAATACTAATAGTATATCCATTTTTACAAAAAAGTTTTAAATTTAAATTCAATAATGTTTTCTATAATACAATGATAGGAATATTCTATATATGCTTTATGGCAAGTGGTTCTATTGCAATCAATGAAGATGATTATGGTTTTATTGCAATAATATTATATTTAGCATTTGTAGGAGTAGTTTATTTAGTAGGATATGGACAACTTAAAAAGATAACAGTGAAGGTACTTTCTATAACATCACTTGGAGTTTTTGGAGTAGCTTTTATTATGAGAATGATGAAAAATATATTCTATACAGATATAACTCTATATATTTTATTATCTTTACTTGTTATTATAGGAACTATAGCTGGAGTAGTTAAATCTGTTTCAAAATTAGAAAATGAAAATATTAAAAAGTTTACAAATATAGTTGTAGGTTTCTTAAAAGTGTTAGCATTTTTCTTGCTTATAGCTTTGGTATTTTCTTTTTTAAATTTAATGGGCTTAGAAGAAGGGTCTCTTATAGTAATGGCTATTATTTTAATAGTTTTTTCATATTTTGCCGCAAGAATGCTTAATTTTGAGAAAGATAAACTAGAAATAGTTGCATTTATTGCAGGACTTATATGTCTTGGAATATACTTAAGTTCTTATTTAGAAATGAAACCTTTAACTATACTATTAATTATTACAATTATTTATGATGTATTTTGGTTCACTATGCCAACAAGAGCATTAGATTTACTTCTATTGCCTTTACATTATTTCTTATTAGGAGATTTTCTTGTTGAAAAATTAGAGTATATAGATTTTTATTATATAGATTTTTATTATATAATTATCTTTGTAGCTCTTATTATAGAGGGGTATTTTGTATATAGGAAAGATTTACTTTCAAATGAGAAAATAAAAAGAATTTTATGTGGAAATGAAGTTACACTACTTATAATGTCAACTATGTGGATTTATTATATGGGAATAGGAATGTTCTTAGTAAATGCACTTTTAGATCTTTCAAGTAATGCTAGATATTATAATGTAGTATTAGTTATGCTTACTGCAATAATTGGTTTATTTATAATATATAGAGAAATTAAGAACCCAACTTTAAAAATAGTTCTATCTGTTATGTTGATAGCTTTAAATTATTTTGCATATTCAGAAACTTTAAGTTTGGCTATTACTCTATTACTAATGTTAATTTATGCTTTCAGAGATAGTAAATGGGGACTTACAGTTTCTACTTTGGCAACAACTTATGTAATTTTTGTTTATTATCTTGGTTTTTATAAAACATTACTTGATAAGTCAATAGCTCTTAGTATTTCAGGAGGATTACTTCTAGTAGCTTATTTAGTATTGAAATATGGATTCAAAGGGGTTGAGGCTAATGAGTAA
- a CDS encoding glycine betaine ABC transporter substrate-binding protein yields the protein MINQLIKLLTEDFRFFLNLTIEHILISLLAISIASVLGIILGIIISEYRKFSGLILGTVNILYTIPSIALLGFFITITGVGNTTALIALIIYALLPIIRSTYTGIITINPLIIEASEGMGSTKLQQLFKVKIPLALPVLMSGIRNMVTMTIALAGIASFVGAGGLGVAIYRGITTNNSAMTFLGSLLIAILALVFDFILGLIEKRLTNYKRIKYKINPKLIILGLFIVIFGAYFSLNSKKDKTINIATKPMTEGYILGQMLTELIEQDTDLKVNITNGVGGGTSNIHPAIVKGEFDLYPEYTGTSWEAVLKKEASYDESKFDELQKEYKEKYNLEYANLYGFNNTYGLAVNKDIAEKYNLKTYSDLAKISNNLIFGAEYDFFEREDGYKELQKVYNMNFKKQIDMDIGLKYQAMKDKKIDVMVIFTTDGQLAISDVVVLEDDKKMYPSYRAGTVVRSEILSEYPELKPVLEKLNNILDDKTMADLNYQVESKGKKPEDVAREYLQEKGLLEAR from the coding sequence ATGATAAATCAATTGATAAAATTATTGACAGAAGATTTTAGATTTTTTCTTAATTTAACAATAGAACATATTTTAATTTCATTGTTAGCTATAAGCATTGCAAGTGTATTAGGTATTATTCTAGGAATAATAATCAGCGAATATAGAAAATTTTCAGGATTAATATTGGGAACTGTTAATATACTATATACTATACCCTCAATAGCACTATTAGGATTTTTTATCACTATCACAGGAGTTGGGAATACAACAGCACTTATTGCTTTAATAATATATGCACTTTTACCAATAATAAGAAGTACATACACAGGAATTATAACTATAAATCCTTTAATTATTGAGGCATCAGAGGGAATGGGAAGTACAAAATTACAACAACTATTCAAAGTTAAAATACCATTAGCATTACCAGTTTTGATGTCAGGTATTAGAAATATGGTTACAATGACAATAGCACTTGCAGGTATAGCTTCTTTTGTTGGAGCAGGGGGCTTAGGGGTTGCAATTTATAGAGGGATAACAACTAATAATTCAGCTATGACTTTTCTAGGAAGTTTACTTATAGCAATCTTAGCCTTAGTTTTTGATTTTATCTTGGGACTTATAGAAAAAAGATTGACTAATTATAAAAGGATAAAATATAAAATAAATCCAAAATTAATAATTTTAGGACTTTTTATAGTTATATTTGGAGCATATTTTTCTTTAAATTCAAAGAAAGATAAAACTATAAATATTGCAACAAAACCTATGACAGAGGGTTATATTTTAGGACAAATGCTAACTGAACTTATTGAACAAGATACAGATTTAAAAGTTAACATCACAAATGGAGTTGGAGGAGGAACTTCCAATATTCACCCTGCAATAGTTAAGGGAGAGTTTGATTTATATCCTGAATATACAGGAACTTCTTGGGAAGCAGTTTTAAAGAAAGAAGCAAGCTATGATGAAAGTAAATTTGATGAATTACAAAAAGAGTATAAAGAAAAATATAATTTAGAATATGCAAACTTATATGGTTTTAATAATACTTATGGTTTAGCAGTAAATAAGGATATTGCAGAAAAATATAATTTAAAAACATATAGTGATTTAGCAAAAATATCAAATAATTTAATTTTTGGTGCTGAATATGATTTCTTTGAAAGAGAAGATGGCTATAAAGAATTACAAAAAGTATATAATATGAATTTTAAAAAACAAATAGATATGGATATTGGGCTTAAATACCAAGCTATGAAAGATAAGAAAATTGATGTTATGGTAATATTTACAACAGATGGACAACTAGCAATATCTGATGTAGTTGTCTTAGAAGATGATAAAAAGATGTACCCGTCATATAGAGCAGGAACAGTTGTAAGAAGTGAGATTTTATCTGAATATCCAGAATTAAAACCAGTTTTAGAAAAATTAAATAATATCTTAGATGACAAGACAATGGCAGATTTGAATTATCAAGTTGAAAGTAAAGGAAAGAAACCAGAAGATGTAGCAAGAGAATATTTACAAGAAAAAGGTTTATTGGAGGCTAGATAA
- the yihA gene encoding ribosome biogenesis GTP-binding protein YihA/YsxC, with protein sequence MKIKKADFVKSAVYEKDYPEQLDKMEFAFVGRSNVGKSSLINSLTSRLKLARTSKTPGRTQLINYFLINDEFYIVDLPGYGFAKVPKEMKKQWGQTMERYIASKRKKLIFVLLDIRRVPSDEDIEMLEWLEYNEMDYKIIFTKIDKLSNNERAKQLKAIKTRLVFDNEDVFFHSSLTNKGRDEILNFMEEKLNN encoded by the coding sequence ATGAAAATAAAAAAGGCTGACTTTGTAAAATCAGCAGTATATGAAAAAGATTATCCAGAACAATTAGATAAAATGGAATTTGCCTTTGTTGGAAGGTCTAATGTGGGTAAATCTTCTTTAATAAATAGTTTAACATCAAGATTAAAATTAGCAAGAACAAGTAAAACTCCTGGTAGAACACAGTTAATAAATTACTTTTTGATAAATGATGAGTTCTATATTGTGGATTTACCAGGTTATGGTTTTGCAAAAGTTCCTAAGGAAATGAAAAAGCAATGGGGACAGACTATGGAAAGATATATTGCAAGTAAAAGGAAAAAATTAATTTTTGTTTTACTTGATATAAGAAGAGTTCCTAGTGATGAAGATATAGAAATGCTTGAATGGCTTGAGTACAATGAAATGGACTACAAAATTATATTTACAAAGATAGATAAATTATCAAATAATGAGAGAGCTAAACAATTAAAAGCAATCAAAACTAGACTTGTTTTTGATAATGAAGATGTATTTTTCCATTCATCTTTAACAAATAAAGGTAGAGATGAAATTCTTAACTTTATGGAAGAAAAATTAAATAATTAA